Part of the Nostoc sp. ATCC 53789 genome, TCAAATTCCAGCTTCTAGCGATCGCCAATTTTCTGCTGATACTGAAATTTGGTATAGCCTCAAATGTGCGATCTCCACTAGTTCCGGTTTTCAACGCTGGCAACTAGAACGTGATGCTCAATTACACGGAATTCGCTTGGAACAGCAGGTACAAAGGTATTTAAGGGAAACTTTAGAAACTTTAGCTTACTAAAAATTGAGTAAATCTTGTAGGCTTGTTTGCAAGCGACGAAGTTGACGGTATGCACCCTCCAAGCGTTTGCCATCAACTTCCACTTCATTAGTGGGATAATTTTGAATAATTTCGATTAGCGACACCTGCCCATCTTGACTTGCAGAAAGTACCAAAGCAGATCGCAAAGCCTGCCGATCTGCTCTGCGAGACGGTGTATAAATAACTTGACTAATTTGATCCAAAATAATATTACCAATCTGGCTGTTCAGAACTCTATCTAAAAATACCAGGTTTACTTTCACAGGCTCCGTTAAATATTGACGAATGGCTTTAGGATCTTGTCGTGCTAAAGCAAAATCAACTCGTAATGAACGTGAAAGTTCACCTGTTTGGGCAAAGGTGGATAGTTCAGCTACTGAAAGTGATTCACGGAAAATACCATAGTTCAACACTACTCGTTCCGCAGCAAAGGCAGGAATAGACAAAAGTA contains:
- a CDS encoding alpha/beta hydrolase, which codes for MRFKFLGLRRTLVLLGSTCLVLLSIPAFAAERVVLNYGIFRESLSVAELSTFAQTGELSRSLRVDFALARQDPKAIRQYLTEPVKVNLVFLDRVLNSQIGNIILDQISQVIYTPSRRADRQALRSALVLSASQDGQVSLIEIIQNYPTNEVEVDGKRLEGAYRQLRRLQTSLQDLLNF